The following proteins come from a genomic window of Dehalococcoidales bacterium:
- a CDS encoding flavodoxin family protein, with protein sequence MKILGLSCSPRKSGNTEILVSEALEGARKEGAEAELYSFSGKEIKPCDGCQSCIKTGKCHIKDDMQTVYQKMIEADGIIFGTPVYFYSMAAQAKALIDRTYCLRRPDFKLVNKVGGVITVAGSLGRIDVLKDLYFNIAINHMIPADYVAASASEKGAVKKDEKAMKMAWELGREMAQLTMTRFEFPREFIGRLSTYVADKYQL encoded by the coding sequence GTGAAGATTCTGGGTCTCTCTTGCAGTCCCCGGAAATCAGGTAACACGGAAATACTGGTAAGCGAAGCGCTTGAAGGCGCCCGGAAAGAAGGAGCGGAAGCGGAGCTTTACTCTTTTTCGGGTAAAGAGATAAAACCATGTGATGGCTGTCAGTCCTGCATTAAAACGGGTAAATGTCACATCAAGGATGATATGCAAACCGTTTACCAGAAGATGATAGAGGCAGACGGTATCATCTTCGGCACCCCGGTATATTTCTACTCCATGGCCGCTCAGGCTAAAGCGCTCATCGACCGGACTTACTGTTTGCGTCGCCCCGACTTCAAGCTGGTCAATAAGGTGGGCGGAGTAATCACGGTCGCAGGCAGTCTGGGACGCATTGACGTGCTCAAAGACCTTTATTTTAACATTGCCATCAACCACATGATACCGGCCGATTACGTTGCCGCTTCTGCTTCTGAGAAAGGAGCGGTAAAAAAGGATGAGAAGGCAATGAAGATGGCCTGGGAGCTGGGCAGGGAAATGGCGCAACTGACCATGACCCGGTTTGAATTCCCCCGCGAATTCATAGGTAGACTAAGCACCTACGTAGCCGATAAGTACCAGCTTTGA
- a CDS encoding Rrf2 family transcriptional regulator: protein MWLNQREDCAVRLMVDLACLSENTRTTVKEVARRQKVPERFMAKIVTQAVAAGLVETYRGTGGGLALAGDAESVTLLEIVESAGRPVALTRCTSEPSRCPLLGRCAVLPVWDKAQRQLKELLASTTLAELAQAQKKLERTD, encoded by the coding sequence ATGTGGCTGAATCAGAGGGAAGACTGCGCTGTGCGTCTGATGGTGGATTTAGCCTGTTTATCGGAAAACACCCGGACTACGGTGAAGGAAGTTGCACGGCGGCAGAAGGTCCCGGAGCGTTTTATGGCTAAGATTGTGACGCAAGCCGTAGCGGCCGGCTTAGTGGAAACGTACCGGGGGACCGGGGGTGGACTGGCTTTGGCCGGAGATGCGGAAAGTGTCACTCTTTTAGAAATTGTGGAATCGGCGGGTCGCCCGGTAGCTCTCACCCGGTGCACGTCTGAACCCAGCCGTTGTCCCCTCCTTGGCAGGTGCGCGGTGCTCCCTGTTTGGGATAAGGCTCAGAGGCAATTGAAAGAGCTGCTGGCTAGCACTACGCTCGCGGAGTTGGCTCAGGCACAAAAGAAACTGGAGCGGACTGATTGA